One part of the Oryzias melastigma strain HK-1 linkage group LG21, ASM292280v2, whole genome shotgun sequence genome encodes these proteins:
- the ndufa10 gene encoding NADH dehydrogenase [ubiquinone] 1 alpha subcomplex subunit 10, mitochondrial gives MALRVTRLLLPAGGFALGAGRAVQKVKLHVSAGRRLEYGWWAYALGERTTPRLKQYSKIISVDGNLASGKGALAQKLADKLGMLYMPEADTFYLDKMSGDKEPLPVDYNGMCSLEKFYTDPKAADGNSYRLQLWMYSMRMLQYADAIEHLLSTGQGVILERSPFSDMVFLDAMFKQGYIRKECVQHYNEIKGISICEFLPPHLVIYVDSPAEEVQKKLRQSGKPYLQNVPLEYLKSIEESYKKSFLPEIKEKAELLTYDATEVQDVDKVVEDIEYLKFEKGPWLEQDDVTYHHMRMLAEDKYRVATLMHIPKFLPEITIGAHDFDEKYYAYRALPGKKYAPGYNEDVGDKLIWFK, from the exons ATGGCTCTTAGGGTGACCCGCCTGCTGCTCCCAGCGGGGGGTTTCGCTCTCGGAGCGGGGCGCGCCGTCCAGAAG GTAAAGCTTCACGTGAGCGCCGGGAGGCGTCTGGAGTACGGCTGGTGGGCGTACGCCCTGGGGGAGAGAACCACCCCCCGACTGAAGCAGTACAGCAAGATCATCTCGGTGGATGGAAACCTGGCCTCTGGAAAAGGAGCGCTGGCCCAGAAACTGGCCGACAAGCTGG GGATGCTCTACATGCCTGAAGCCGACACCTTCTACCTGGACAAGATGTCGGGAGACAAGGAGCCTCTGCCAGTCGACTACAACGGGATGTGCAGTCTGGAGAAGTTCTACACGGATCCCAAGGCGGCGGACGGGAACAGCTACCGGCTGCAGCTGTGGATGTACAGCATGAGGATGCTGCAGTACGCAGACGCCATCGAACACCTGCTGAGCACAG GTCAGGGTGTCATCCTGGAGCGCTCCCCGTTCAGCGACATGGTCTTCCTGGACGCCATGTTCAAGCAGGGCTACATCAGAAAAGAGT GCGTCCAGCACTACAACGAGATCAAGGGCATCAGCATCTGCGAGTTCCTGCCGCCGCACCTCGTCATCTACGTGGACTCACCGGCCGAGGAGGTGCAGAAGAAGCTCCGGCAGAGCGGGAAG CCTTACCTGCAGAACGTTCCTCTGGAGTACCTGAAGAGCATCGAGGAGTCCTACAAGAAGTCTTTCCTTCCTGAAATCAA AGAAAAAGCTGAGCTGCTGACGTACGACGCCACGGAAGTTCAGGACGTAGACAAG gtggtggaGGACATCGAGTATCTGAAGTTTGAGAAGGGGCCGTGGTTGGAGCAGGACGACGTCACCTATCATCACATGAGGATGCT TGCGGAGGACAAATACAGAGTGGCCACGCTGATGCACATACCCAAGTTCCTGCCGGAGATCACCATCGGGGCGCACGACTTTGATGAGAAATACTACGCCTACAGAGCA ctTCCTGGGAAGAAATACGCACCGGGCTACAACGAAGACGTTGGAGACAAACTCATCTGGTTCAAGTGA